In Curtobacterium sp. TC1, the following proteins share a genomic window:
- the mscL gene encoding large conductance mechanosensitive channel protein MscL has translation MKGFKEFLLRGNVIDLAVAVVIGAAFTAIVTTIVNALINPLIGAVFNASSLDKALIVEIPTVSGGDAKILFGAIIGAVLNFVIVAAVVYFALVVPVNHLKKVAFERVKNDEQQTPQDVPPTDVEVLLEIRDLLRSQNGEPTSTGSGAHVAPSTAPEGPGIGGSTKL, from the coding sequence GTGAAGGGCTTCAAGGAGTTCCTGCTCCGCGGCAACGTCATCGACCTGGCCGTCGCAGTCGTCATCGGTGCTGCGTTCACCGCGATCGTCACGACGATCGTCAACGCACTGATCAACCCGCTCATCGGTGCCGTCTTCAACGCGTCGAGTCTCGACAAGGCGCTCATCGTCGAGATCCCGACGGTCTCCGGTGGCGATGCGAAGATCCTCTTCGGCGCGATCATCGGTGCGGTGCTCAACTTCGTCATCGTCGCCGCGGTCGTCTACTTCGCCCTCGTCGTACCGGTCAACCACCTGAAGAAGGTGGCCTTCGAGCGCGTCAAGAACGACGAGCAGCAGACCCCGCAGGACGTGCCCCCGACCGACGTCGAGGTGCTGCTCGAGATCCGCGACCTGCTCCGCTCCCAGAACGGCGAGCCGACGAGCACGGGTTCAGGTGCGCACGTCGCTCCGAGCACCGCGCCCGAGGGCCCCGGCATCGGCGGCTCGACGAAGCTCTAG
- a CDS encoding CDP-alcohol phosphatidyltransferase family protein produces the protein MTDTVRRRPDWQTWPNLISLVRLLLIPVFVWLVVAGHPGWALVVLVVIGVSDWADGFIARKFDQGSKLGKAIDPVADRLAIIAIVLSLVLTGLLPWWVVAVVVLVDLVLVVLSSVLFRGNPDLDVTWTGKIRSALLFVGLPVLLFSAVHAVDENAPWVRVVALVFVYLGTVGHVLAGIQYAVAMFAKRRRVTA, from the coding sequence ATGACTGACACCGTACGGCGGCGCCCCGACTGGCAGACCTGGCCGAACCTGATCTCGCTGGTCCGGCTGCTGCTGATCCCGGTGTTCGTGTGGCTCGTCGTCGCCGGACACCCGGGCTGGGCGCTCGTCGTCCTCGTCGTCATCGGGGTGAGTGACTGGGCGGACGGCTTCATCGCTCGCAAGTTCGACCAGGGCTCGAAGCTCGGCAAGGCGATCGACCCCGTCGCCGACCGCCTCGCCATCATCGCGATCGTGCTGTCGCTCGTGCTGACCGGACTGCTGCCGTGGTGGGTCGTCGCCGTCGTCGTGCTCGTCGACCTGGTGCTCGTCGTGCTGTCGAGCGTGCTGTTCCGCGGCAACCCGGACCTCGACGTCACGTGGACGGGCAAGATCCGTTCCGCACTGCTCTTCGTGGGCCTGCCGGTGCTGCTCTTCTCGGCCGTGCACGCCGTCGACGAGAACGCGCCGTGGGTGCGGGTCGTCGCCCTGGTCTTCGTGTACCTCGGCACCGTGGGCCACGTGCTCGCCGGCATCCAGTACGCCGTCGCGATGTTCGCGAAGCGCCGCCGCGTCACCGCCTGA